A window of Stutzerimonas stutzeri genomic DNA:
CCGGCGACCACACGCAAACGGTGAAGCGTCCCGGCACCACCGCGACGATGCCGCCACCGACGCCGCTCTTGCCGGGCAAACCGACCCGATAGGCAAAGTTGCCGGCCTCGTCGTACAGGCCGCTGGTAGCCATGATGGCGTTGACCTGCTTGGCCTGACGCGGCGCCAGCACCCTCTCGCCGCTCTGCGGGCAGGCACCATCACGGGCAAGGAAAGCGAAGGCGCGGGCCAGGTCGACGCAATTCATGCGCAGCGCACAGTGATGAAAATAGCTGCGCAGCACGGCCTCCACATCGTTGTGGAAGTTGCCGAAGGACTGCATCAAATAGGCCATCGCTGCGTTGCGTGCCCGGTGCTGATATTCCGACTCTGCGACCCGGCTGTCGGAGACGATCAGCGGATTGCCCGCCAGATGCCGAACGAAATCGCGCATCGACAGCGCCGGTACCGCGAAGCGCGACTGGTTGATATCGCAAATCACCAACGCACCGGCGTTGATGAACGGATTGCGCGGCCGACCGCGTTCGAACTCCAGCTGTACCAGCGAATTGAACGGTTGCCCGGACGGCTCATGACCGAGTCGCTCCCACAGTGATTCGCCACCATGCTGGATTGCCTGGACCAGACTGAACACCTTGGACATGCTCTGGATCGAAAACGGCGTTGTGGCGTCACCCGCTTGGTAAAGCTCACCATCAGCACTGCAGACCGCGATGCCCAGCTGATCGGCCGGCACGTCTGCCAGCGCGGGGATGTAATCCGCAACCTTGCCCCGCCCAAGCAACGGACGGACCTCATCGAGGATTTCGCTCAACAGGTTTTGCATGCCACTCCCATGGAAGATTTCTCGCGCGCCGCGCCGTAGGCTACTAGACGCCATTCGGACCACACCCATCACAGTCGACGTCGCGCCTGGCGCAGATTTCCAGGCGTGTCCGATCTGTGCTTCGTCGACCCGACAGAGCCCGCCACCCGTTCCGCGCGGGCCGGTCGTCCGAGACTCGGGCAAGTCGCTAACGGCACTTGGTTCGACGCCAACCGCGGCCGCTTTATCCAGCAATTCAGTACCGCCACGCGCTTCGGGAAGTGTGACGAGCGCCCACCTGCGGCGCGGCGCCATATTCGGCATCGCAATCGGCTCAGGTATAGTGCCGCCCGCTTTACGGGGCACGGCCTGTGTCCTGGGCGTCACCACAAGGAAAGAACCGATGATGATCAAACGTGCCGCAGGTGTGCTGGCGCTCGCGCTGGCAGCCACCGGCTGCTCCACCGCGACCTACTTCAAGCTGCCCGAGAACAGCAAAGTCGCCGTCTACGAGCGGCCCCAGCAATATTCACAGGGGTTTGTCAAAACCCGTCCGTTCTTTTGGACAGCCGCTGGCGGCATCCCCTACAAGCTGAGCAGC
This region includes:
- the glsB gene encoding glutaminase B, producing MQNLLSEILDEVRPLLGRGKVADYIPALADVPADQLGIAVCSADGELYQAGDATTPFSIQSMSKVFSLVQAIQHGGESLWERLGHEPSGQPFNSLVQLEFERGRPRNPFINAGALVICDINQSRFAVPALSMRDFVRHLAGNPLIVSDSRVAESEYQHRARNAAMAYLMQSFGNFHNDVEAVLRSYFHHCALRMNCVDLARAFAFLARDGACPQSGERVLAPRQAKQVNAIMATSGLYDEAGNFAYRVGLPGKSGVGGGIVAVVPGRFTVCVWSPELNAAGNSLIGMAALEALSQRIGWSIF